Proteins encoded in a region of the Synechococcus sp. BIOS-U3-1 genome:
- a CDS encoding precorrin-8X methylmutase has translation MADHPIFTESIRRIRALLGETGLDPLQQQVLERLVHSSGDPGLQPLLRFSEGACEQGLAALQGGASILTDTAMAAAAVRPMAKRTLGTSVRCLLDWAPALSPPGSTRSAAAMKQAWPELTQAASAKGQPMPVLLVGSAPTALEQLLDQVQEGAAAPSLVIGMPVGFVGVPESKRRLAITALAQIRLEGTRGGAGLVAAAVNALFRASAAFAAE, from the coding sequence ATGGCCGACCATCCGATTTTTACGGAAAGCATCCGTCGAATTCGGGCTTTGCTGGGGGAGACGGGACTCGATCCTTTGCAGCAGCAGGTGTTGGAGCGTCTGGTGCACAGCAGCGGAGATCCAGGCCTACAGCCGCTGCTCCGGTTCAGCGAGGGGGCCTGCGAGCAGGGCCTTGCAGCCCTGCAAGGCGGGGCATCGATTCTCACGGACACGGCCATGGCCGCGGCTGCAGTGAGGCCGATGGCCAAGCGCACACTGGGCACGTCCGTGCGCTGCCTGCTCGACTGGGCACCTGCGCTCTCACCGCCAGGTTCCACCCGATCGGCAGCGGCGATGAAGCAGGCCTGGCCTGAGCTCACGCAGGCGGCCAGCGCGAAGGGTCAGCCCATGCCGGTGCTGCTGGTGGGCAGTGCTCCCACCGCACTGGAACAGCTCCTGGATCAAGTGCAGGAGGGTGCAGCTGCACCCTCCCTGGTGATCGGTATGCCGGTGGGTTTTGTGGGTGTGCCGGAAAGCAAACGGCGCCTGGCAATCACGGCATTGGCTCAGATCCGGCTTGAGGGCACCCGCGGTGGTGCCGGTTTGGTGGCGGCAGCAGTGAATGCCTTGTTCAGAGCCTCCGCTGCTTTTGCTGCTGAATGA
- the mutS gene encoding DNA mismatch repair protein MutS has product MPRTCPQPEEQSLQGNLFGAPEPTDQATATSARASDALAADALAELTDASLSADASARPRQRQDNNSDPDQASSQADELTSSDNEDSDTPPWAHHSQVDQTLLTPMLRHYVELKAEHPERVLLYRLGDFFECFFEDAVELSRVLEFTLTGKEGGKAIGRVPMAGIPHHAAERYCAELIRRGYSVALCDQLETTPAKGALLKRGITRVLTPGTVLEEGMLAARRNNWLAAVVVEPANSKQPLRWGLASADVSTGDVQVMERSGSDALHQHLAQLEASELLWAASDDANTQRPAWCPERLMLSPMALTPFSQPQAEQTLITHYRLAGLDGLGLQELPLALRAFGGLLQYVNDTQPLEEATRVPLDVPKIVQAGDALVLDAQTRRNLELTATQRDGQLQGSLLWAIDQTLTAMGGRCLRRWLEAPLMDLNAIQERQSVVSLLVSRRPLRQALRRLLRPMGDLERLAGRAGAGHASARDLVAIADGLERLPRLASRLEGSLDTWPQVLEALLPPNPALAELAAAVRHGLVDAPPLSLSEGGLIHDGVDPVLDGLRNQLDDQDAWLAEQERLERELSGISNLRLQYHRTFGYFLAVSKAKASSVPDHWIRRQTLANEERFITPELKEREGRIFQLRARAFQREYELFCKLRDQVGSMATPIREAARATAGLDALTALADTAATSGWCAPQLSDDRELTITAGRHPVVEQLLVEDPFTPNDLALGADTDLIVLTGPNASGKSCYLRQIGLIQLLAQIGSWVPASSAQIGLADRIFTRVGAVDDLAAGQSTFMVEMAETANILHHASERSLVLLDEIGRGTATFDGLSIAWAVSEHLAGDLRARTVFATHYHELNNLAEERPNVANFQVMVEETGEDLVFLHQVQIGGASRSYGIEAARLAGVPSRVVQRARQVLAQLAA; this is encoded by the coding sequence ATGCCCCGCACCTGCCCCCAGCCCGAGGAGCAGTCGCTGCAGGGGAATCTATTCGGGGCTCCAGAACCCACCGATCAAGCCACGGCCACATCCGCCAGGGCTTCTGACGCCTTAGCCGCGGATGCACTGGCTGAGCTCACTGACGCCAGCCTCAGCGCTGATGCCTCTGCCCGCCCCAGGCAGCGACAGGACAACAACAGTGATCCTGACCAAGCCTCCAGCCAAGCCGACGAGCTGACTAGCTCAGACAACGAGGACAGCGACACCCCTCCCTGGGCCCACCACAGCCAGGTGGATCAGACCCTGCTGACGCCAATGTTGCGTCACTACGTGGAGCTCAAGGCGGAGCACCCAGAGCGCGTGCTGCTTTACCGACTCGGTGATTTCTTCGAGTGTTTCTTCGAGGATGCCGTCGAGCTCTCGCGGGTACTGGAATTCACCCTCACCGGCAAGGAAGGGGGCAAGGCGATCGGTCGCGTGCCCATGGCGGGTATTCCACATCACGCCGCCGAGCGCTACTGCGCTGAACTGATTCGCCGCGGTTACTCCGTGGCGCTGTGCGACCAGCTGGAGACCACCCCGGCCAAGGGAGCCCTGCTCAAACGAGGAATCACCAGGGTGCTCACCCCTGGCACGGTGCTGGAGGAAGGCATGCTCGCTGCCCGCCGCAACAACTGGCTGGCCGCGGTGGTGGTGGAACCTGCCAACAGCAAGCAACCCTTGCGCTGGGGCCTAGCCAGCGCCGATGTGAGCACTGGCGACGTTCAGGTGATGGAACGCAGCGGCAGCGATGCCCTGCACCAACACCTGGCACAGCTGGAGGCCTCGGAATTGCTCTGGGCAGCCAGCGACGACGCCAACACGCAGCGACCTGCCTGGTGTCCTGAACGGCTGATGCTCAGCCCGATGGCGCTCACACCCTTTAGCCAACCCCAGGCCGAGCAGACCCTGATCACGCACTATCGACTGGCTGGTCTGGATGGCCTTGGCCTGCAGGAACTACCCCTGGCCCTGAGGGCCTTTGGTGGGCTGCTGCAGTACGTCAATGACACGCAGCCGCTCGAAGAGGCGACGCGGGTGCCCCTGGATGTGCCGAAGATCGTGCAGGCCGGCGATGCCCTGGTGCTCGATGCCCAGACCCGCCGCAATCTCGAACTGACGGCCACCCAACGCGACGGACAACTCCAGGGCTCACTGCTGTGGGCCATCGACCAGACCCTCACCGCCATGGGTGGGCGCTGCCTGCGCCGCTGGCTGGAAGCGCCGCTGATGGACCTCAACGCCATCCAGGAGCGACAAAGCGTGGTGAGCCTGCTGGTGAGCCGGAGGCCCCTGCGCCAAGCCCTGCGGCGACTACTGCGGCCGATGGGTGATCTGGAACGGCTGGCGGGTCGGGCCGGTGCCGGTCATGCCAGCGCCCGCGACCTGGTGGCCATCGCCGATGGGCTGGAACGCCTGCCCCGACTGGCCAGTCGCCTGGAAGGAAGCCTGGACACATGGCCACAGGTGCTGGAGGCGCTGCTGCCACCCAATCCAGCGCTCGCTGAACTGGCCGCCGCCGTTCGCCATGGCTTGGTGGATGCTCCGCCGCTCTCGCTCAGTGAAGGCGGGCTCATCCATGACGGTGTGGATCCAGTTCTGGATGGCCTGCGCAATCAGCTCGATGACCAGGACGCCTGGCTGGCTGAGCAGGAACGATTGGAGCGAGAGCTCAGTGGCATCAGCAACCTGCGTTTGCAGTACCACCGCACCTTTGGATATTTCCTGGCGGTCAGCAAAGCGAAGGCATCCTCCGTGCCGGACCACTGGATCCGCCGCCAGACCCTTGCCAATGAAGAACGCTTCATCACTCCCGAATTAAAGGAGCGCGAAGGCCGCATCTTCCAGCTGCGGGCACGGGCCTTTCAGCGCGAATACGAGCTGTTCTGCAAGCTGCGCGACCAGGTGGGCAGCATGGCAACGCCAATCCGCGAAGCTGCCCGCGCCACGGCGGGGTTGGACGCACTCACCGCCCTGGCTGACACAGCAGCCACATCCGGTTGGTGTGCTCCGCAACTGAGCGACGATCGCGAGCTCACGATCACAGCTGGCCGCCACCCAGTGGTGGAACAGTTGCTTGTGGAAGACCCCTTCACCCCAAATGACCTTGCCTTGGGAGCTGACACCGACCTGATCGTGCTGACGGGTCCCAATGCCAGCGGCAAAAGCTGTTATTTGCGGCAGATCGGTCTGATCCAGCTGTTGGCCCAAATCGGCAGCTGGGTGCCGGCATCCTCTGCTCAGATCGGCCTAGCCGATCGCATCTTCACGCGGGTGGGCGCCGTGGATGATCTCGCCGCAGGCCAGTCCACCTTCATGGTGGAAATGGCCGAAACCGCCAACATCCTGCACCACGCCAGCGAACGCTCCCTGGTGCTCTTGGATGAAATCGGGCGGGGCACAGCCACCTTCGATGGCCTCTCGATCGCCTGGGCTGTCAGCGAACATCTGGCCGGCGATCTCAGGGCGCGCACGGTGTTCGCCACTCACTATCACGAGCTCAACAACCTGGCGGAAGAGCGGCCCAACGTGGCCAATTTCCAGGTGATGGTGGAGGAAACCGGCGAGGATCTCGTGTTCTTGCATCAGGTGCAGATCGGTGGTGCCAGCCGCAGTTATGGCATCGAAGCCGCGCGCCTGGCCGGGGTGCCCTCCCGCGTTGTGCAACGTGCCCGGCAGGTGCTCGCTCAGCTGGCGGCCTGA
- the psbZ gene encoding photosystem II reaction center protein PsbZ: MQILNTLTVLALVVMSFALIVAVPVLYASNEDSGRSNRLILLGGIAWVALVLVNWGMSFFVV, encoded by the coding sequence ATGCAGATCCTTAACACCCTCACCGTTCTGGCACTGGTGGTGATGTCCTTTGCGTTGATCGTGGCTGTGCCCGTTCTTTACGCCTCGAATGAAGACAGCGGCCGCTCCAACCGCTTGATTTTGCTGGGTGGCATTGCCTGGGTGGCCTTGGTGCTGGTGAACTGGGGCATGAGCTTCTTCGTGGTCTGA
- the ribH gene encoding 6,7-dimethyl-8-ribityllumazine synthase, with protein MATFEGRFTDVQGLRIAVVVARFNDLVTAKLLSGCLDCLGRHGIDTSADSTQLDTAWVPGSFELPLVAQQLARSGRYQVVITLGAVIRGDTPHFDVVVAEASKGIASVSRDTGVPVIFGVLTTDTMQQALERAGIKSNLGWSYALQALEMGSLAKALPAA; from the coding sequence ATGGCCACCTTTGAAGGACGGTTCACCGATGTGCAGGGCTTGCGCATCGCCGTTGTTGTTGCTCGATTCAACGATCTAGTGACGGCCAAGTTGTTGAGCGGTTGCCTGGACTGTCTCGGACGCCATGGGATCGATACCAGTGCCGACAGCACTCAGCTCGATACGGCTTGGGTGCCGGGGTCTTTTGAGTTGCCCCTGGTGGCTCAGCAGCTGGCTCGTAGCGGTCGCTATCAGGTGGTGATCACTCTTGGGGCTGTGATTCGCGGCGACACCCCCCATTTCGATGTAGTGGTGGCTGAGGCCAGCAAGGGGATTGCCAGCGTGTCTCGAGACACAGGTGTGCCTGTGATCTTCGGTGTGCTCACAACCGACACCATGCAACAGGCGCTCGAGCGGGCAGGGATCAAGAGCAATTTGGGATGGAGCTATGCCCTGCAGGCCCTGGAAATGGGTTCCCTTGCGAAGGCATTGCCAGCGGCTTAA
- a CDS encoding GNAT family N-acetyltransferase codes for MARIHLVEHAPGAPGLRLMGMGPNLRPTRGLLKLRLLLNKHAFWAQGRSRQQLREMLKGSQVVVSLWRGKRMVGFGRASSDGIYRAVLWDVVVAGDLQGRGLGRRVVEALLASPKLRDVERVYLMTTNSNGFYEQTGFNTVPSQQLLIRKQ; via the coding sequence ATGGCCCGCATCCATCTGGTTGAACATGCACCAGGAGCCCCAGGCCTGCGCCTGATGGGGATGGGGCCAAACCTACGCCCGACGCGCGGTCTGCTCAAACTACGGCTGTTACTGAATAAACACGCCTTCTGGGCCCAGGGGCGCAGCCGTCAACAACTGCGTGAAATGCTCAAAGGCAGCCAGGTGGTGGTCAGCCTCTGGCGCGGCAAGCGCATGGTGGGCTTCGGCCGAGCCAGCAGCGATGGGATCTACAGGGCCGTGCTCTGGGATGTGGTGGTAGCTGGCGACCTTCAGGGTCGTGGGCTTGGGCGGCGCGTTGTTGAAGCGCTGCTGGCTTCACCAAAACTGCGCGACGTGGAACGGGTGTATCTGATGACCACCAACAGCAACGGGTTTTATGAACAAACGGGGTTCAACACTGTTCCCTCTCAGCAGCTGCTGATCCGAAAACAATGA
- a CDS encoding glycosyltransferase family 4 protein, producing MTSVPGEQRPHPIQQLLREWPPGYGGVERVAHELAMVWGGAVWSLDAQGSSLREQDAIPARYLRRRLARTPALGRLVLPLPSAGLWSLLRSRQPLHGHLPSIGVLLVLLLARLLRPQRRVTAHWHFFFEPASGFKGRFFGIYQWLALRVVSWLSGVLTTSPSLKAELVRCGCRSERVAVLPCCLSHDQEAAALVATRSSPQTQANPELRVLFIGRLGSYKRLDWLLQGLASVESSWSLDVVGDGPRRADFEALSDQLTASRPNGEVRFHGRLSEADKLSQLLAADLLVLPSESSNEAFGIVQLEAMAAGLPALAFQRWRSGMGWVCQLADLDWSQTPEDLPLVLQKLADDPVLLRHLGVQARVRYEQLFCRNIWLNQLQSWSNPMTCSQTPVGFRARG from the coding sequence ATGACGTCAGTGCCTGGTGAACAGCGGCCTCATCCCATCCAACAGTTGTTGCGCGAGTGGCCACCGGGCTATGGCGGCGTGGAACGGGTGGCTCATGAGTTGGCGATGGTCTGGGGCGGGGCGGTCTGGAGCCTTGATGCGCAGGGCAGCAGCCTGCGCGAACAGGACGCCATCCCTGCCCGTTACCTGCGCAGGCGGCTGGCGCGGACTCCTGCACTGGGGCGTCTGGTCTTACCGCTGCCGTCGGCTGGCTTGTGGTCGTTGTTGCGCTCGCGCCAGCCTCTACATGGCCATCTGCCCTCCATCGGGGTGCTGTTGGTGTTGTTGCTCGCCCGTTTGCTCCGCCCTCAGCGTCGTGTCACGGCCCACTGGCACTTTTTTTTCGAACCGGCTTCAGGATTCAAGGGACGCTTTTTCGGCATCTACCAGTGGTTGGCGCTGAGGGTTGTGTCTTGGCTCTCCGGGGTACTCACCACCTCACCCTCACTGAAAGCGGAATTGGTGCGATGCGGTTGCCGGTCTGAACGGGTTGCGGTGCTGCCCTGCTGCCTCAGCCATGACCAGGAAGCTGCGGCCTTGGTGGCGACGCGTTCATCGCCCCAGACGCAAGCCAACCCTGAATTGCGGGTGCTGTTCATCGGCCGCCTTGGCAGCTACAAACGACTGGATTGGTTGTTGCAGGGCCTGGCGAGTGTTGAGAGCTCCTGGTCGCTAGATGTGGTCGGCGATGGGCCGCGGCGGGCAGACTTTGAGGCGCTTAGTGATCAGCTCACGGCATCGCGCCCCAATGGTGAGGTGCGATTCCATGGCCGCTTATCGGAGGCCGACAAATTGAGCCAGCTGCTGGCGGCGGATCTACTGGTCTTGCCCTCGGAGAGTTCCAATGAGGCGTTCGGCATCGTTCAGCTCGAGGCGATGGCTGCCGGTCTGCCTGCACTGGCCTTTCAGCGTTGGCGATCGGGCATGGGTTGGGTCTGTCAGTTGGCTGATCTCGACTGGTCGCAGACGCCAGAGGATTTGCCGTTGGTGCTTCAGAAGCTTGCTGATGATCCGGTTCTGCTGCGCCATCTCGGCGTGCAGGCACGCGTTCGCTACGAGCAGCTGTTCTGCCGGAACATCTGGCTGAATCAGCTCCAAAGCTGGAGCAACCCCATGACTTGTTCCCAGACCCCGGTAGGCTTTCGGGCTCGAGGGTAG